A window of the Desulfovibrio sp. Fe33 genome harbors these coding sequences:
- a CDS encoding RHS repeat domain-containing protein — MDNWLQTADNNRYTHDKNGLRSVKSCNGAPVEAYRWHDMLRMAGFHDGQHSFEFIYHDGERVPFAMRRSDGTIFGLFSDQVGSLRLVVDIYNNVIKEVMYEPFGGIISDSNPDFRIPIGFAGGLHDRDLGFVRFGWRDYDTFTDRWTAPDPLGDQGGDPDWYAYCLDDPVNGVAPMGLAFWLSVFWGKEGEWKTRQIWSAKENACEKCQALNGTIIPDGADIDSLRPHPNCKCEAKEAREGFEFGEWECIWTGPTLGYEYVVFSSPITGAALSVRWSKKYAILEERTKTKVRICEGERTILKELKENRKRYEYEVRWNKGICWVGGDDPSQCEYYLITTPWTGETIRHPPPPGP; from the coding sequence ATGGACAACTGGCTCCAGACGGCGGACAACAACCGCTACACCCACGACAAAAACGGGTTGCGCTCCGTCAAGTCTTGTAACGGTGCCCCCGTGGAGGCATACCGCTGGCATGACATGCTTCGTATGGCTGGCTTCCATGACGGGCAGCACAGCTTTGAGTTCATCTACCATGACGGAGAGCGTGTCCCCTTTGCCATGCGGCGCAGTGACGGCACGATTTTCGGCCTGTTCAGCGATCAGGTCGGTTCATTGCGGCTGGTTGTAGACATCTATAATAATGTGATAAAAGAAGTCATGTACGAGCCCTTTGGCGGTATCATCTCGGACTCCAACCCGGACTTCCGCATCCCTATCGGGTTTGCCGGGGGGCTGCATGACCGGGACCTCGGCTTTGTCCGATTCGGCTGGCGCGACTACGACACCTTCACGGACCGTTGGACCGCGCCCGATCCTCTTGGAGACCAGGGTGGCGACCCGGATTGGTACGCTTACTGTCTCGATGATCCGGTCAATGGCGTGGCCCCCATGGGATTAGCGTTCTGGCTCTCCGTTTTTTGGGGAAAAGAGGGCGAGTGGAAAACAAGACAAATTTGGAGCGCGAAGGAAAACGCTTGCGAAAAATGCCAGGCTCTCAATGGCACGATCATCCCGGATGGGGCTGACATTGACTCCTTGCGGCCCCATCCCAATTGCAAATGTGAAGCAAAGGAAGCCCGCGAAGGATTCGAGTTTGGTGAATGGGAATGCATATGGACGGGGCCTACGCTCGGCTATGAATATGTGGTTTTCAGTTCCCCAATTACTGGAGCGGCTCTTTCTGTTCGGTGGTCCAAAAAATATGCCATCCTTGAAGAAAGGACCAAAACAAAAGTGCGAATCTGTGAGGGTGAGCGAACTATTCTAAAAGAACTGAAGGAAAACCGAAAGCGCTATGAGTATGAAGTCAGGTGGAATAAGGGCATTTGCTGGGTTGGTGGGGACGATCCGTCACAATGTGAGTATTACCTTATCACAACCCCTTGGACCGGAGAAACAATCCGGCATCCCCCTCCGCCTGGGCCGTAG